The window GTACATGAGTGTCAAACCGCCTGGAAAATCTGAAAATCCCCTAGAAGCACCAACAGCGGCAGCTACActaatgacttttttttgccAGAAACCTGTTGTAAAGCAATGATTGCGCAGGTCCTTTGAGGCGTGATTAGagtaaaataaacagagatGGTTGCCGTGGAAACGCAGCAGTGTCTTGCCTCCGTAATGAAGGAGGGGCTTAGGGAAGTGTACGGGGATTCCCAGAGAAATGGGAGGAATTACATTCTGGGATAATCACAGGGAAGAAACCAGGTTTCTCCCGATGTAAACCGGCCTAACTTTAATattcaaaatgtacatttaatataaatctGACCATAACCACATAATCCAGCTTCACTTCAAAAACTGAGGAACACAACGTCTATACTAGTCAATCAAAAAAAATCCTTTCCTTGTTTATCTTCTGACCCCTTTTCCGCAATACGTATATAAACTTTCAGTCATGTTAGTCACAATCAAGCATTGTATGCCAAAGTCACCACTGCAAACACAAAATCAAGGCATCTGACAGCAGCGCAACAAGGGTCCGTGAAAGGCAAAGAGGTTTATTTCAGAGCTACAGTTCACTATATGGAACTATGCAACATGTGCTTCCAAATTCCAGCTGTCTACCAAGGCAGATAGGATGGTTAGCAAATGGCATCTGTTTCTCACCAAGTTAATGCGCCCTTCCCCTGCTGAAGAATGATTCTAGACAAGACAAGTCTTGACAGGCAAGACAGTCTCAACACTTTCATGTCTCATTGTTATGACCGAAGAAGGAACGGACCTCCTCCTCTCACAGTGCTGTGGCTGCTGCAGTCAGAATGCGTGGGTGCTCTTCATGCGTTCACTATCCACGCCACTCTCTGACCATGCCAACTCAACCAATCAATTCAAGCAACTTGTGTAATTACCAATGGGCTGCCAGAGGGCGTGACTTCAACCCCTTTATAAGATCTCGTCATTGGCCAAACCGCCCCAGTCCTCAGTCTGGCTCTATGAACACAGAATCCAGCCAATCAAAGGTTTTGGTCTTCGTACAAGCAATTTCCATCGTCGGAGGAATTGCATATATGAACTTGGCAAATTGAAAAATGACCAAAATGGCATctaatagcttttatttttcatagcGATGCCAGTTGGCATtaaaaatctatctatctatatttatttttttaacatttttactgatactttttgtatttaatttttcactTCTAAAAAACTGTTTCATGTTCTGTAGACCCTTTCTGCTTTCAGGTTATACTGCATTACATAACACTAAATTAAATTTACTTGCCAAACCATCTAAACTTGGAAAACACATCTGactaaaataacagaaacaggCTTTCCTTTGAACCTGCTGTGGGAATGACTAGCAGCAGTACAGGGTTTGTACGAGCACAAGAACACAAGGCTAGCAGCCGCGAGGTCTGACGTGCCGCAGATAGAATATGCAAAACCATGCTGATCCAGGACCTGCCGCCTTTATCAAATCCTGATCATCACACAAAGCTGGTCTCGGGTTAGCAGACGAGGGCGATGTCTAGCAACGTGCCCTGCAGAAAAGACACcgctctgccccccccccccccccccggttgcTGTGGCGACGTGCTAGCGTGGTAAATGGATGGGAGAGCTGCAGCGTTCACTCGGCGGAGCGCGCATTTGGGTCATGGCTCAGCAGGCGGCCGCTGCCAGGCAGACAAACGTGGCTTTGTGTCTCCTCAGCCCCGCCCACCTAGAGCCGCCTTCTGCACTAACCCATCATGTGACCCCCTGACGTACTGGGCCTGGGCCTGGGCCTGTGACAGAAGGGGCAATTTGAATATTACATGCAATTCTTGACTGGGGCTGATGGGCACAGTGGACAGCGGTGTGCTCCTAGCGAAGGAAACGGGACTTCACAAGGACTTGCTGGATACAGACTGTACTAGAAACAATTTGACGATTCCttgaatttgaagtgcagtttATTGGTGGTTGAGCCTGCACTAACTACCGTTAGCTAGTAACTACTGACTACTATCTAACTACTTAGTGTCAACATGGAGAGCTCTTCCTAGGGACCTACCCTAACACAGATCTGTAGTTTTAACACTAATCTAGTACACTTGGCTCTAATAAGACTCTTCAGACCTAGTCAGAAATCAGTTTGTTAGAACTGAACAAAATGTGATATGAAAGGGTGCGGGTGTGCAGAAGCAGCACTCACAACCTGCTTCTAGACTATCCCGTATTCAGAAGGGACGCTACATGCCAGTAAAATTTTCGTCAATATTCCTGCAAAACCTTTTAATCATATTAGTTGCCGAATTAGTTCTCTTGTATGTAATTAATTCCCAAAATGAGCGGAAAATGTCTCTTGGCTAGTGTTTAGGTGCTCAAATAGTGATTCTTACATTTGTCGTGGAAGTACCCTGACAGCAACATATCACAACCCCCCTCCCCGCCCAAATTTCAAAAAGGCGATATTTTACATCAGCAATTGTTTAAATTGGAAAATGGACCATTTTTGTAAGCATTGTGGGTGCTGTCCCCCCTGATCTGGTGGTTAGATGCTGACTGAGGATCACTAACTGTGGGGAGGTAGTGGTATGGGGCAGGGAACTATAACTGATGGGGTTTCCTGATCAACAAACTCACCCCACTGTACCTGGAAAGAGACGCATCTGAAAATCTACATTCTGAAAAtcacagagacaaaaataatCAGGAGGCGGGAaagggaacgagagagaacagagagaagagaaaagcaaagcaaatcaaatcattgaggtgaagaaaaaacaacaacaacaacagcaacaaccataacaacaataacaacaacaagagCTGCCGCAATGAACAACGACAcgaaacaagaaacagaaaaagcaagGCAAGAAAAGGTGGCACCAGGAGCTGAAACATCAGCACTCATTACCATGGAGATAAAGGGTGCTGTGTCGGGCCGCTACCGCTCAGGCGTGAGATGCAGTCCTGACAATAATATCTGTTTCTGTCATCGGCGCACATGCTTAATCAAAGgccgggggggaggggggcagccCGGCTGCCGTTTGCTCCGCAGTGCGACCCTGCCCCCGGAACAGAACGAGGCTGACGCTGGGCTTGGCGGGAGCTTGGCGGGAGCTCGCCGGGCCCTGCGGAGCGTCGGAAGAGACACCCGGGGCAGAGCCGGTTAGGTAACAGGTCTGTCTAGTGAGGATTTAGACGGGCCTGGCTATTTTGAGGATGTTGAGGGTGTTTATAAAAGAAGAATATATGAAGGATAAatgggtatttgtgtgtgtgtgtgtgtgtgtgtgggggtggagcGGGGATTATTGTTATGAGTAATTgttgcacgcatgtgtgtatggctCTCTTTGCGACAGAGTGAGTGATGAAGAGCGTGTGGGTGATTGTCAGTGCCTGCTTGTGTCTGTGGCCATCACTGTGAGAATAAGCACGCGCCcgagtttgcgtgtgtgtgtgtgtgggcgtggccatCATCTTGAGTCAGAGAACGCGCACGTGCCCGAGCACACGCGTGCAAGTGCGTGTGCCGCATGTATGCGcatgtgccgtgtgtgtgtgcgtgcccgccTCCATCATCCCGACAGAGGGTTCTCCGTGAGTCAGCGTATAGAGTGCCAACAGCACCAGAACTGCCGGCGTGAACCCTACAGCTCAACAGCAAgagatggcgagagagagagagagagagagagagagagagagagagagagagagagagagagagacagagtgtgtgtgtgtgtctaagagagcaagtgagagagcaGTTATTAAAGCTCTGCCAGGCCACTCAAATTAAAGAGCCCCCCATTGAGGGTTCACCTGCACACCACCCATAATACTGGCCTGACAACTAACAGGAGAGCTGAGAAAATAACACCATAAAGAGCAATGTAGGCAGCAGAGGCTGATGggaagagagataaagagaggaagcaatacaaagacaaagagaTGGCAGGAGGGCAAGACGGATGGGTAAAGAGATGGCGTGAGAGAGAAGCGGAAGGGTAAAGAGCAAAAAGCGATGGAGCGGTAGAAGactggagggatggagagagggggcaGGTGAAGATGTATGTGTCATTAGGGGCGTGTGCTGAAGTTCTGATCGATGGCGCAGCACTGGGACGGACAGTCCAAGTCACAAGCCCGCAAAACCTGTTCATGACCTCCTGTCAGAGATTACAGATTGAGACCTAATCCTGCTTCCAATGGGAGCAGCTACAGTGTTCCAGGAATACAAACAACTACGAACATCAATCAACAAACCTGGAACCCTGCGGAGCTAAGTTGCCCCATATATGAATTCCGTTATGAACACATATTACGTGTGATTAGTATGTGACTATTCAGAGTGGGTTCATGTATTAAGAAACTGGAGTGTTGCGTAAGGAAGGCATTTCCTGATGGAGCTATACAAGCCTCATGGTGGCTTACCTCCTGCAGGAGATCAGCCTGTTCGATTGCCTTTAGGACGTTCTTCTTGGAGGTCTCCTGAGCCTCCCCTCCCAGGAGAAACTCGTCCAGGATGAAGTACGCCTTCTCGAAGTTAAATATGATGTCCAgctcacacacctgtaccaAGAGGAGGGAAGACCAGCTTACTCTGCAGGAGCTGAATTATACCGGAGGGACGTTACTGTCCTGCACCACACCGGGCGAATATTCCCACTGTTCCCATGGAGCAGCCAACGGGAAAACACAGCAGAGCGAATGCTAGAAGGACACCTACACTGCCGAAATACTTATCCAGCAGCTCGACGTAGCGATGAATGATCTCCAGGGTGATCAGCTCATTGTCCTGGTCCTCAATGGCACAGCAAAAATACAGACTGGCATAtctgtgacagacagacagacagacagacagacagacagacagacagacagacacacacacacacacatacacacgctcttTAATGGCGGTAATTTAAACAAACAGGCTTTTTAGCACTGATGCAGTCTATAGAATTTTAGCACCAAATCAAAGGaccattaattttttaaaacgtTTTTATACAGTCTTTTGAAACACTACTAGGTTGACATCCAGAGCTCAGGAGCATTACCCCCTACCGCTGAGATCTTGGTTCGAGTGTGAGCTGTGCCATGTTGTGTTGACTCCCAAAGCTTCAACGGGTCACCAGAGATgctcaaaaaatatttttcacaaagATTATCAGTAGGTTTGTACAACATTTCTGACCCAAAACTACAAAGACTTGCAGACTGAAGGCAAGTCTGTTGTACCGGCTTTCGTGCCGTAAGAGTTGCGCCGTAGACTCTGCGTTTTCCAGAAGCATTGCAGCCTGGTGATCACACAGCTGCACCTTCTGCCAGAGCACCACGCCTGTGAAGGCAACCTATGCCCGGAGATGGAGCAGCAGGACCACGAGCAGTCGCCACGGGGCATGACCGGCTGCAGCTTCTCTGTGATGCCTGAGGGAAGGTGCGGCATGTCTGCGTGCGCATGCGCAGGCGAGCGTGTGCACGCGTGGGTGACGTTTAAAACAGtaaatgctctttttttttggctcgCTCAGATTTCTTTGTTCCCTTTTCTCAACTTCAGGCAAAGTAGATGtactatttttttctctctctctctgtctcttactctctctctctctctctgtctcttactctctctctctctgtctgtctctccctctccctctctgtcttacacactctctttctctctgtcttactctctgtcttacattctctctctctgtcttgtctgtctgtctctccctctctgtctctctctctgtcttacacattctctctctgtcttacactctctctctctgtcttacactctccctctctgtcttacactctctctctctgtcttacacattctctctctgtcttacactctctctctctgtctttctctctctctctctctgtcttacactctctctctctgtcttacacattctctctctgtcttacactctctctctctgtcttacacattctctctctgtcttacactctctctctctgtctttctctctctctctctctgtctttctctctctctgtcttactctctctctctctgtctctctctctgatgataTATAGGATGCGTGTAAGCGCTGAGCAAGCACCTGCTCTCTTTGAAACAAAGTAACTGCTGTTTTCAGCACAGAGGATATCCATCTGTTTGGCTTGGCGGCGGAGGGTAGCAGAGTGTCGCCTCCCCCCCGCGGGTCTCCCGCACACCTCTGGCCCAGTGGACCATTCTGGCCTCTGCTGCTAAGGGCCGTCTCCGGCAGCAGCGCCATGGCGACGATGACAGTACATGATAGATTGTTTTTTCCTCCCCAGCCACGATACAGATTCCTGGAGCGGAAATgcaacccctccccctccctggCCCTGCAGGCCTGTGGTCTAAGACACGCTGGTGTTTTCTATGTTGGAACAACAGCAATTTGGCTCATTGGCTAATTATTCAGTCCTCCATAACTCAATTCACACAGCCGCAGGAATACACTGCACAGGAACACACCACATACTCATTCGCCATCCCTCTATATCTGTCTACTACAGTAcatgtggagacacacacacacacacacacacacacacacacacacgaacatctCCTTCACTTAAAACACCCATCTTTCATCTATACACTCACTGGTCCCTTTAATAGACAC is drawn from Electrophorus electricus isolate fEleEle1 chromosome 22, fEleEle1.pri, whole genome shotgun sequence and contains these coding sequences:
- the LOC113570333 gene encoding AP-1 complex subunit sigma-2 isoform X3 encodes the protein MQFMLLFSRQGKLRLQKWYVPLSDKEKKKITRELVQTVLARKPKMCSFLEWRDLKIVYKRYASLYFCCAIEDQDNELITLEIIHRYVELLDKYFGSVCELDIIFNFEKAYFILDEFLLGGEAQETSKKNVLKAIEQADLLQESQTEDWGGLANDEIL
- the LOC113570333 gene encoding AP-1 complex subunit sigma-2 isoform X4; the encoded protein is MQFMLLFSRQGKLRLQKWYVPLSDKEKKKITRELVQTVLARKPKMCSFLEWRDLKIVYKRYASLYFCCAIEDQDNELITLEIIHRYVELLDKYFGSVCELDIIFNFEKAYFILDEFLLGGEAQETSKKNVLKAIEQADLLQEEAETPRSVLEEIGLT
- the LOC113570333 gene encoding AP-1 complex subunit sigma-2 isoform X2 gives rise to the protein MQFMLLFSRQGKLRLQKWYVPLSDKEKKKITRELVQTVLARKPKMCSFLEWRDLKIVYKRYASLYFCCAIEDQDNELITLEIIHRYVELLDKYFGSVCELDIIFNFEKAYFILDEFLLGGEAQETSKKNVLKAIEQADLLQEDTKEAETPRSVLEEIGLT
- the LOC113570333 gene encoding AP-1 complex subunit sigma-2 isoform X1; translation: MQFMLLFSRQGKLRLQKWYVPLSDKEKKKITRELVQTVLARKPKMCSFLEWRDLKIVYKRYASLYFCCAIEDQDNELITLEIIHRYVELLDKYFGSVCELDIIFNFEKAYFILDEFLLGGEAQETSKKNVLKAIEQADLLQENVDFQMRLFPGTVGARLRTGAVWPMTRSYKGVEVTPSGSPLDTKEAETPRSVLEEIGLT
- the LOC113570333 gene encoding AP-1 complex subunit sigma-2 isoform X5, with translation MQFMLLFSRQGKLRLQKWYVPLSDKEKKKITRELVQTVLARKPKMCSFLEWRDLKIVYKRYASLYFCCAIEDQDNELITLEIIHRYVELLDKYFGSVCELDIIFNFEKAYFILDEFLLGGEAQETSKKNVLKAIEQADLLQEPRHEYFNVPVY